In Deltaproteobacteria bacterium, one genomic interval encodes:
- a CDS encoding integrase core domain-containing protein, translating into EWRRDYNEDRPHSSLGNLSPNEFARLQQEKMAALV; encoded by the coding sequence GAATGGCGCAGGGACTATAACGAGGATAGGCCGCACAGTTCACTCGGAAACCTTTCTCCGAATGAATTCGCAAGGCTTCAACAGGAGAAAATGGCTGCATTAGTCTAA